The following are from one region of the Meleagris gallopavo isolate NT-WF06-2002-E0010 breed Aviagen turkey brand Nicholas breeding stock chromosome 21, Turkey_5.1, whole genome shotgun sequence genome:
- the LOC100542495 gene encoding 3 beta-hydroxysteroid dehydrogenase type 7-like, whose protein sequence is MSSEMDGAQVYLVTGGCGFIGEKITELLSQQDYIKEVRVFDSVARKEVENFATATTHVTVMKGDIRDYNLLLAAMQGVHVVIHTAAIVDYRNTLPFWEMKAVNVGGTENVLRACCALNIPYVVYTSSIAAVGPNILHEPMLRGNEDTKYSGEVELPYGKTKAMAERLVLEANGKKLSNGGKLTTCIIRANTVYGEKAVFLHDLYLSAKAHHGVLNYLEPEHTERNSTYVGNVAWMHVLAARHLQLKPDTLAGQVYYSYDDTPTTKGFLVRYQLLSCTDPSIRLGSRIPYWKMWLLIHLHRIIEVILSPFWKPRPFLNFPLLHTIVTTFSYETDKAFRHFGYKPLYSWQESKVRTARWLEVAVGNLSSQ, encoded by the exons ATGTCCTCAGAAATGGATGGAGCCCAGGTCTACCTGGTGACAGGAGGATGCGGTTTTATTGGGGAAAAGATCACAGAGCTCCTGTCTCAACAAGACTACATCAAAGAAGTCAGAGTTTTTGATTCAGTAGCaagaaaagaagtagaaaatttTGCCACAG CTACCACTCATGTGACAGTGATGAAAGGAGACATTCGAGACTACAATCTGCTCCTTGCTGCCATGCAGGGTGTTCACGTGGTTATCCACACAGCTGCTATTGTGGACTACAGAAACACTTTGCCCTTTTGGGAAATGAAAGCTGTCAATGTTGGGG GTACTGAAAATGTGTTAAGGGCCTGCTGTGCCCTGAACATCCCATATGTTGTCTACACAAGCTCCATTGCTGCAGTGGGACCCAATATTTTGCACGAGCCCATGCTCAG AGGAAATGAGGACACCAAATACAGCGGGGAAGTGGAGCTGCCTTATGGGAAGACAAAGGCCATGGCAGAAAGACTTGTATTAGAAGCCAATgggaaaaag CTCAGCAATGGTGGTAAACTCACAACCTGCATCATCCGCGCAAACACAGTATATGGGGAGAAAGCAGTGTTCCTCCACGACTTGTATTTGTCTGCCAAAGCCCATCATGGTGTGTTGAACTACCTGGAGCCTGAACACACAGAGCGCAATTCCACGTATGTGG GGAATGTCGCATGGATGCATGTTCTCGCAGCCAGGCACCTGCAGCTGAAACCAGACACACTCGCTGGGCAGGTGTATTATTCCTATGATGACACTCCGACAACAAAAGGTTTTCTGGTCAGGTATCAGCTCTTGTCCTGTACGGACCCTTCAATAAGACTGGGCTCACGCATCCCATACTGGAAGATGTGGTTACTGATACACCTGCACAGGATAATAGAGGTCATCCTGTCCCCTTTCTGGAAGCCACGGCCTTTCCTAAACTTCCCTTTGCTGCACACGATAGTCACCACCTTCTCCTATGAGACAGACAAAGCCTTCAGGCACTTTGGGTACAAGCCCCTCTACAGCTGGCAGGAGAGCAAGGTCCGGACGGCACGGTGGCTGGAAGTGGCTGTGGGGAACCTGTCCTCTCAGTGA